The nucleotide sequence AAGTTTTGGATCATTTATGGCTATGTTTTTTAATATATTTATTGAATTGTCATAACTGCCGTCGTTTACAAAAATTAGCTCATAATTTTTAAAAAATTTTAATTTGGATAAAACTTGTTTTAGTTCATTATAATGCGTTATTATATTTTCTTCTTCATTAAATATTGGCGTGACTATAGATAATAGATTTGTATGTTTTATATCGTTCATAGAATTTTTTTAAATTTTACATTTGTTTTTATCTAGTATAAAAATATTTAAATATTAGGATTCGTCAATTTAAATAACGGAGTAATTTTTATTGTGATTAAAAATAAAAATATATTAATTACTGGCGCTGCAGGTTTTTTGGGTAGTCATTTATGTAATATTTTATCAAAACAAAATAATATAGTTGCAGTGGATAATTTATACACCGGAAGACTTGAAAATATAAAAGATTTGCTAGTAAATAAAAAAATTACTTTTGTAAAACATGATGTTACTGAAAAATTAGATTTGGAAAATTTGGATCTAATTTTTAATTTTGCTTGTCCTGCATCACCTCCAAGATATCAAGCTGATCCAATATACACAACAAAGACCAGTGTATTTGGTGCAATCAATATGCTTGATTTAGCAAAAAAAACCGGAGCCCGCATTTTGCAGGCATCAACAAGCGAAGTGTATGGCGATCCACAAATTCATCCTCAAACGGAAAATTACAGAGGATCTGTAAATCCCATTGGTATTCGTTCATGCTATGATGAAGGAAAGCGTTGTGCTGAAAGTTTGTTCTTTGATTATAGGCGTATGTATAATATAGATATAAAAATTGTAAGAATTTTTAATACCTATGGACCAAATATGGATCCAAATGATGGTCGTGTTGTAAGTAATTTTATGACTCAAGCTTTACAAAATAAACCAATAACAATGTATGGAAATGGCAATCAAACAAGATCATTCTGTTATGTTGATGATTTAATTGACGGAATTTTAAAAATGATGGAATCAAGTTCAGATTTTATTGGGCCTGTAAATTTGGGAAATCCAATAGAATTTGATTTGTTGGATTTGGCAAAAATTATTATAGAGTTAACAAATAGCAAATCAAAAATTATATATCAAAATTTACCGGCAGATGATCCATCAAGACGTAAACCCGATATAAGTTTGGCTAAACAAAAATTGAATTGGGATCCAAAAATTGATTTAAAAACAGGATTGAAAAAAACAATACAATATTTTGAGAAAGTT is from Candidatus Dependentiae bacterium and encodes:
- a CDS encoding SDR family oxidoreductase codes for the protein MKNKNILITGAAGFLGSHLCNILSKQNNIVAVDNLYTGRLENIKDLLVNKKITFVKHDVTEKLDLENLDLIFNFACPASPPRYQADPIYTTKTSVFGAINMLDLAKKTGARILQASTSEVYGDPQIHPQTENYRGSVNPIGIRSCYDEGKRCAESLFFDYRRMYNIDIKIVRIFNTYGPNMDPNDGRVVSNFMTQALQNKPITMYGNGNQTRSFCYVDDLIDGILKMMESSSDFIGPVNLGNPIEFDLLDLAKIIIELTNSKSKIIYQNLPADDPSRRKPDISLAKQKLNWDPKIDLKTGLKKTIQYFEKVLKHEGSNCCRGKISRISFGSPT